CAATTTTTGACAAAGACCCATATCTAAAACATAtacttctctaatttttttcttccaaccaATTTCATTTCATACAACTTCAAAAATACTGTCTTTAGTGCTAGGCTTAGTGAAAATAGCACATCCAGAGTTTTTAAAGCCTTACTCCGAACAAAGCAAAGTACAATTTTCTTCATCAGTAGATTAATCTCAACTAACAGCAAAGAAGGATGAGctgatgtttgttttttgttttttttttttaaacctgatgTTTGCTAGGCTCAGTCAATGAATTCAGATGCAGAAGTTGATGAAGAAATTCTGGAATTCCTCAATTTCCTCTCAAAGTTATGGCAGCACTTGGAATGCAAGGTTTCACtagtttctccatttttttctcctttgcaattAAAAGAGTTATTTAGTATTAGGTAGGCATTCATGGCCTTTGAAGATTCTTATTAATATTCCAATACTGTCCAATCTTAAAACTGCAGAGAACTGTGCTTTGCAGAATACTTCACTGTTTTAGTGGCATAACTTTTAACAGTGTTTGGCATGTATCACTGCTCAACACTTTCAGATAACTCAGCCGAAGAAGCTGACCCTATCTTCTGCATCATTCATGAATACATACTTGATAAAAGCCTCAAAAAATGTTTTGGCTGCCACCTTTAGCtaccttaaggaaaaaaacagaaaaacaggagTACTGATGATGGAAGCCTCTGGTCCCTCTTGTAGAGCGATGAATGATTTTACCCGCGGCAGCTGGGTGGCAGGGCAATACAGGCATCCAGTTATGCCTGAGCCTCAACAAGTGAcatctttgttcattttctttttatacacCCATCTGCTGGCTAAAACCTGACACCATTTAACAGTACCCTTGGTCAATCTAAACGATCTTACTTTCATAATCCTCTGATTCTAGCTTGAAGAGTCAAGACGAACTCTTAACTCATGGGGTGAACAAAATGGAAGATGTAAATAAGTAAGTGTTTCAGAGCTAAAAAAGCCTCTTATACAAAATTAAACTTTAAGGAATAGCAGTATGAATGGTACCATATCCACAACAAACATCTCTGCGTATACAGTTTGTTATATACCTCACTGATTATAGATAGGCTTTACTCTGAATACTTCTTGGTCTGtctttgtattcccaccagcCAAGGAGCTCTTTccaatttatttcttatattatgaaaaattaaatcttttttctttttaacattacaATATTAAGTATGATTTCATAAACTATAACTTTCCTCATACCCTGCAATGCTGATATAATGTGtgaagggagggggagagaatgctttcttttctatttctgaaaatcACTAACCTGTTCCTTGAGTCTATGAGTAACAACTTCCTACTGTAGCCCCTAAAACTAAAAAAGCTTGATCACCTCCAAAGGAGATTATAATTTTGGTGaattgggagatggtgatggacagggaggcctggtgtgctgcaattcatggggtcgcaaagagttggacacgactgagcgactgaactgaactgagagaatttAATGTAACCAGAACTGTGTGGTGGCTAATGTATAGCAAATTAAATAAAGCATTATACAAAAACAGTTCCATATAACGTTAACTATTATTGTGAGAACTTTGTATCATAAGGCTCTAAATCATGCTACTGTAAGATGCATGTTTACCAATAAAAACCAAAACTATAAACCATATAAAGAAGGCCTACACAATTATTACCTCTTCAGTGTAATTCCTGTGTTTGGTAACACCATCAATCTAAGTTCTGGTAtatgtttgaaaaaagaaagttttatactcttttaaatagtatatattttgAAAGGGATTATTTCCAATTTAACTTGATTGTGCTGTTTATACTTACAAGTGTGCTTTATAAGTAACTTCCGAGGTTTCAAATGAGTGTTAGCTGGCTTCCCAAGATAAAGAGATCACCTCTTTTTCTCTTGTCTAAATTggctttcaattaaaattttggtTCAAAAATTCTTTTCAGGAAATCCTAGCAGAGGAATGAAAGGTTACCTCTTCTCCTTAGCGTTAGGTACTAAACCCCAGAAGTACAGGACACAGTTTCTTCTATAGGCAAACTTAATTATTACCCTGGGGGGAAAGCAGATACTAGGGTTTAATCCTTAAATCATATTAATATGATGGAATTAGCAATGGTTTGTAATGAAGATTTGTGTCTTAACTGTGTACTTACCAACAGTTACTGTGAaacggggcgggggtggggtggggggggtgaggGATGATAATATCTAATATATAATACCTGTAGGGCAGGGTTCTGTTTGTGTTTTGACTGCAACCCAGAGTAAGCGATATGTTTTGTGGCCCAAGTATACACCTGTGTACgtataatttaaaagtttcataAAACAATACTTACCCTTACTATGCTCCCGTGCACTcgatattttctcatttcatttaaaaataatgctgggCATTGACCCATTTAAGACCCACTAATTGGTCAAAacccacagtttgaaaaccactgctgtaGAATATGAGAAAATACACTTTATAAACTGTAAAGCACTACTGAGACATGAGCAACTGCTACTAAGACTTTTAGGGACCTGAAGACAACCTTTCTCTCCTTTGGGTACTGCTAGGAGTCATATCCATTTAGGCTTTTTGACAGTCTTCATGCTGTCACTGAGATAATTCTCTAATACTCAGATCAGAACTAGAAATCAAGGTTTTAACCATATCAGAACCCATAAAAATTAGAGGAAACTAGAGGAAAGCCAAAGAAACATCTGTTTAGtgctttatagtttataaaatactttcatataagatctcttttaattttaacaaGCTTAGGAGAAAAGTAAAGCTAAGAGGTTGAGGCTTGCCCAAGATTAGACAGTAAGTTTTAGAGCCAGGTCATCTGATCCTAAATCCTTAACTTCTTCCGCTATGATAAAGTAACAGGTAAGGAAAATGATCGGGGCAGGTTTATTCTGATGTTTATGTCCTCTGCCTTTCTCTACAGGGGAAATGGGCCCCACTGAAGGTAGCAACATAACTCCAGACTTTACTAGGCAGGTATGTCCAGCTGCTCTTATTAGCAGGAACCACACCCTGGCTTTTTGGTCTACCAATTAGTCCTCAGTTTTGACACTGCTTGTGCTGATGTCCTAAATGTCTAGTTATTTACAAGCATATGGCTTTCCATTCCTGTGTATTAAGGGTCCTAGAGTCTTGGTCAGGTATAGACTCAGTACTTACATAAGAGGGAAATTAAgtcggggagtggggaggagtctGTCACTTGTACCCCCTTACACTTGGGCAAACTGAAAGGGAGTAAGGACAGTGGTCAACTCCTGATTACTGTCTTTAGTCTTTACTCAGTTTCCTCTGGGGAAGCCAGTTAGCCTCCGCCaatgtttcttttctccacataTGTCCATCTCTCTTCACCCTGTGCCTCATCCCTCACAAAAAAAGAGGCTCAGCTACAAAGTACCCAGCTGCCCTGGTTTCTCCTCCACTTCCTTCAAATCCCCACATTCTCCCATGCTGCTCACCTTGTACTCGTGCACCGCTTCGTCTAATGGCACCACACTATGCTGTTTGTGGCTCCTGGATTCTCGACATATCACACAGATGGCCTCTTTGTCCACCTCACAGTAAAGTTTCAGAGCTTCCTGGTGTTTGGAGCAGATGTCCTGATCATTCACCCGGCTCTCTCGATTAGGAGTGGGACACATCTGGCGAATTATCTGGACCATGTTCGCCAGTTGCAAGTTGGGACGAAAGCTGCGACGCTTAAAGCTCTTTCGGCATTGGGGGCAGGTGAACTGCCGTGGAGGGGCTGGAGGCGGGGCCAGGTGAGTGTCAGGGTACAGCTCTTCGTCGTCCTCATCGTATTCTTCCAAAATCTCCTCCTCTTGCAGGTAGACGTTAATTCTCAGGTCATGTCTCAAGCCTCCCAGGTAGTAGTTCGTATCTTCCTCCTGGTCCCACACATAATCCATGCTGTCCCTTATGCCACCGTCACCGACCCAGGGTTCATCATCCTCTTGGTCCTGGAACAACTCCTCGTCAGCATTCCCCTGGTATAAAACCTCCCGAATGGAGTTGCCCCATCCACCGATGGCCCCTACTGCCTCCTCGTCGTCCTCGTCCTCCTCCCattcatcttcctcttcctccctgtcTTGCTCATTATCTTCCTTGCCCCACAGCTG
The nucleotide sequence above comes from Bos indicus isolate NIAB-ARS_2022 breed Sahiwal x Tharparkar chromosome 7, NIAB-ARS_B.indTharparkar_mat_pri_1.0, whole genome shotgun sequence. Encoded proteins:
- the TRIM52 gene encoding E3 ubiquitin-protein ligase TRIM52 isoform X3 — its product is MAGSATTPNPLQTLQEEAVCAICLDYFKDPVSIGCGHNFCRGCVTQLWGKEDNEQDREEEEDEWEEDEDDEEAVGAIGGWGNSIREVLYQGNADEELFQDQEDDEPWVGDGGIRDSMDYVWDQEEDTNYYLGGLRHDLRINVYLQEEEILEEYDEDDEELYPDTHLAPPPAPPRQFTCPQCRKSFKRRSFRPNLQLANMVQIIRQMCPTPNRESRVNDQDICSKHQEALKLYCEVDKEAICVICRESRSHKQHSVVPLDEAVHEYKEKKMEKLVKPCIPSAAITLRGN
- the TRIM52 gene encoding E3 ubiquitin-protein ligase TRIM52 isoform X4; the protein is MAGSATTPNPLQTLQEEAVCAICLDYFKDPVSIGCGHNFCRGCVTQLWGKEDNEQDREEEEDEWEEDEDDEEAVGAIGGWGNSIREVLYQGNADEELFQDQEDDEPWVGDGGIRDSMDYVWDQEEDTNYYLGGLRHDLRINVYLQEEEILEEYDEDDEELYPDTHLAPPPAPPRQFTCPQCRKSFKRRSFRPNLQLANMVQIIRQMCPTPNRESRVNDQDICSKHQEALKLYCEVDKEAICVICRESRSHKQHSVVPLDEAVHEYKVAKGGSQNIF
- the TRIM52 gene encoding E3 ubiquitin-protein ligase TRIM52 isoform X1, coding for MAGSATTPNPLQTLQEEAVCAICLDYFKDPVSIGCGHNFCRGCVTQLWGKEDNEQDREEEEDEWEEDEDDEEAVGAIGGWGNSIREVLYQGNADEELFQDQEDDEPWVGDGGIRDSMDYVWDQEEDTNYYLGGLRHDLRINVYLQEEEILEEYDEDDEELYPDTHLAPPPAPPRQFTCPQCRKSFKRRSFRPNLQLANMVQIIRQMCPTPNRESRVNDQDICSKHQEALKLYCEVDKEAICVICRESRSHKQHSVVPLDEAVHEYKVQLLTAVSQVRLFKLAPLYCGCTLDLFFTQTCYTPEILNSSCTMTSHSSTVKHTPVIHALHLMEASVPLTPNFFLSQFIRHLLALLTILLTLYLMISLGMKN
- the TRIM52 gene encoding E3 ubiquitin-protein ligase TRIM52 isoform X2, which encodes MAGSATTPNPLQTLQEEAVCAICLDYFKDPVSIGCGHNFCRGCVTQLWGKEDNEQDREEEEDEWEEDEDDEEAVGAIGGWGNSIREVLYQGNADEELFQDQEDDEPWVGDGGIRDSMDYVWDQEEDTNYYLGGLRHDLRINVYLQEEEILEEYDEDDEELYPDTHLAPPPAPPRQFTCPQCRKSFKRRSFRPNLQLANMVQIIRQMCPTPNRESRVNDQDICSKHQEALKLYCEVDKEAICVICRESRSHKQHSVVPLDEAVHEYKDSQAEKAMAPHSSTLAWKIPWTEEPGRLQSLRIGHH